The segment TGACAAATAATTTTCAGTCACGAAGATTATTTATTACTATTAAAACACATTCTATTCATGTTTTTCAGATTTATAGTCCTCTGCGTCCTTATACATTTTCTCTATTAAATCTTTATTCTTCTCCAGGATAATTTTTCTTTTCAGACTTAACTTAGGTGTAAATTCACCTCCTTCAATGCTCCATGGCTTAGTGAGCAGCACAAAACGTTTAACTTGCTCCCATTTACCAAAGTCTTTGGAGCCATTGGCGATTTCCTGATTATACTTCTCCAGAACCTGGGAATTTTGAACCATTTCAACATCAGTAGTATAAGTAATCCCTTTTTTAGTACACCAGGATTTCAATGCTTCAAAATTTGGAACAATTAATGCAGACGGGAACTTACGATTTTCTCCCAGCACCATAATATGATCAATCAGCACTGATTCTTTATATTTATTTTCCAGCATTTGCGGCGCAACATACTTACCACCAGCGGTTTTAAAGATTTCTTTTTTACGGTCAGTAATTTTCAGAAATTTCCCGTTAACCAGTTCTCCGATATCTTCCGTATGAAACCAACCCTCTTTATCAATTGCTTCGGCAGTCAGATCTTCGCGCTTATAATAACCTTTCATCACATTATGTCCTCTTGTCAGTACTTCTCCATCGGGAGCGATCTTAACTTCTACCCCATCGATCACAGGGCCAACTGTGCCGAACATTGCATTCTCAAAATGATTAACTGTAATAACCGGTGAAGTTTCTGTTAATCCATAGCCTTCGAAAACAGGCATTCCAGCTGCCCAGAAAATACGTGCCAGGCGTGGATTTAATGCAGCACCACCAGAAACAATCACAACAATATTTCCGCCCAGCGCCTCCTGCCATTTCTTAAATACCAGCTTCCTGGCAATTCCCAGTTTAAAGTTATAAAACCAACCGCTCTTCATATCATACTGTTCAGCCAATGCAACTGACCAAAAGAAAATACCTCTTTTAACTCCTGTAAGCGCCTTCCCTTTTTCCATGATCTTATCGTATACCTTTTCCAATAACCTTGGAACGGTAGAAAAAGCATTCGGTTTAACGGATTGAATATCTGCGACAATAGTATCCATGCTTTCTGCATAATATACAGCTACCCCCATATAGAGATACAGATAGACAATCATTCGTTCAAAAATATGGGACAGCGGCAAAAAGCTGAGTGCATTTTCCAAACCATGTGGAACAACCACAGCAGAATTTATAAAATTCTGAACCAGGTTATTATGCGTCAGCATAACTCCTTTTGGAGTGCCAGTAGTACCAGAAGTATAGATCAGGGTCAGTACATCATCCGGAGTTACTGCGGCACGATAAGTTTCCAGGTCAATTCCTTCGCTTTTTGCTCCTGCTTCCACGAGTTTACTCCAGTGATTCGCACCTGGAACTTCATCAAAGGTATAAATCTTAAGATCCGGGTTAACCGCTTCACCGATAGGCTTTACTTTTTTGAACAGGGTTTCGTCTTCCACAAAGAATACGCTTACTCCGGCATTTTCCAGAATAAATTTAATATCATGCTCAGCCAGTGTAGGGTACAAAGGCACATGGTATCCGCCAAACTGGTTTACAGCAAAATCTGCAATATTCCATTCTGGCCTGTTATGAGACATTACAGCGATTCTATCTCCTTTAACCATTCCGAGTTGCAACAGACCTTTACTCAGGTTATCAGCTGCATCAGAAAATTGCTGAGTGCTATATTTTTTCCATACCCCATTACTCTTTCCACTAATAAACTCATCTTTTGGGAATTTCTCTAAGTTGTATTTAAGTAAATCAAATACTCTTGTTACAGTTACAGGCATAATATTGATTTTATCAGTTTAAATATTTTTTATAGATGAACCCGGTAAGGTTCAAGAACGAAATTTGTTCCGGTTTACTTTGCTATTCCCAAATCTAACAAATTAATTATTGTAATAAAACCAATTTTAATTTTGGTATGTTTTATTGACGTAGTCTTCTTAAACGCCGAAAACCATCAGGTTTCATAGCAATTCCGGCACCAAAACCAGCAAACTAGAATTAGGAATTACAACATTTTATTCCTTTTAGCGCAAATATGCACTTTCGATTTATTCTGAATAGGTCACTGAAAACAGACGGGTTTAGTATGGTTCTATATGAAAGCACCTCGTCTCTATAGTAAATCCATAGTGAGTCCACGTATTTACAGGAAAAGGTGGACTCAACGTGGACTCATGGTGGATTCACAGATACCTCTACCCGGCTGGTAGCAGACTTGTCTTGTATTGATTTTACCCTATAATTCCATTAGTACACCACTTATTTACTTTCTTTTTTCAGGATTAAATTTCATTAGGATGACATACCCGGCATAATAATTGCTCAGCTCATTTTTACATTTAAACTTTAAACAATCATATGAAAAAAGTATTTACTATACTTTGCCTTACTGTAATCGCTATGTTTGCGATCCAATCATCTTCTAAAGCTCAAAGCTACAAAAACGCTATTGGTGGTCGTTTTGGAGCTGCTAATGGGGTAACTTTTAAAACCTCTCTTGGTGAAAATAAAATGTTAGACATTATTGCCAATTTCAGATCTAACAATAATTACAACTATTTCCGTGCAACTGCATTATATGAAGTTTACCAGCCAATCAGCGGTGCGCGTGGTCTGAACTGGTACTATGGTGGTGGTGCCAGTCTGGGTTCTGTAAAATACAAGCCATACAATTCAAGCGATTTATATCTTTCTGTTGACGGTGTTTTAGGTTTGGATTATAAATTTGCTGATGCCCCTATCAACCTTTCGTTAGACTGGAAACCAGCGATTCAATTAGCCCCTGATACTGATTTTGATGCTTCAGGTGTTGGACTGTCATTACGTTTCACTTTCTAAGAAGATTAAGCGCATAAAAACAAATAAGGCGTATGGATCAATTCCATACGCCTTATTTGTTTTATAACAGGTTAAACTTCTGCTAAATTCCAGTCCATTTTTTAAATACTGCTTTCTGCAATTCCGTTCTTTCCGGATCCATTGAAGAAACCAGATCTACATTCGGGCTTGCTTTCAAAGTAACTTTAACCTCCTGATCTACACCATCTCTGATAATTCTGACACGAATTACATCACCAACCTTCTTAGTACGCAATACAGCCATACCCGAAATCGATGGTGCAGCCCTAACATCATCAATACTGATCACTTCATCGCCAACATTTAATCCATCAACCCATGCTGCCGAATTACGCGATACTGCCGTAATCAATACATGGCCTTCTGTTGGTTTGGAGGCAACACCCAGATAAGCATCTTTTTCGCCAGCATCTTTCACACTAATTCCTGCATAGCCTAAATACTTTTTATAATCAACCGAATCCGTACCATTCACATACTTCGCCCAGAAATCTATGAAACTAACCCCACTAATCTTCTCCACCATGGCTTTGAATTCAGCATCTGTATAACCTCTGCCCTTAACCTTACACTGCTCATACATAGCTTTCATCACATCATCCAGACTAGACTTTCCGTTGCTCGCATGTGCAATTTCAAGATCCATCAGCATACCAACAATTTCCCCTTTACTGTAATAAGAAATGCCACTATTGTTTGAATTCTCATTCGGGCGGTAATATTTTATCCAGGCATCAAAACTCGACATCGCAGCCGACTGCTCATAACCACCCGGCGTATTGATTACATCAGACATAGAACTGGTCAGTGTCCCAATAAATTCCTCAGGAGTAGTTAATCCGGCACGTAACATCAGTTTATTTTCATAGTAAGCTGTAAATCCTTCAGCAATCCATAAATCAGTCGTATAATTTTCATTCTCATAGTCAAATGGCCCTAAAGCAACCGGACGTAATCTTTTCACATTCCACAAATGATGATATTCATGGGCAACCAGACCTAAAAATCCTTTATACCCTTTTTCAGTCCCATAAGCATTTCTTGAAGCACCTAATACCGTAGAATTTAAGTGTTCTAAACCACCACCGCCTCTCTGGAAATTATGTACAATAAACGTATAATGCTTATTTGGATTCTCTCCGTAAATAGCAGTTGCCTGTTCTACAACCTTAGCCATATCAACCTTCAAGCGCTCTGCATTATAGTTTCCGCCACCATACATTGCAACTTCATGTTTCACACCTGCGGCAGTAAATTCAAAAACCTCCTGGTTACCAACTTCTATCGGACTATCAAATAAGATATCATAGTTCTTAGCCGTATAAGTAAATTTCTGATCTTTTACAGGCTCTAAACCTGTAGAGACCTTACTCCATCCTTCAAAAGGAATAATTTTAACCGTGCTCGATAAAGCAAGCTGGTTATCAGGATACATAAAAATTGCAGTTGGCGATAAAAAAGCATGTGTTGCATCTATAAATGGAGTACGCACAGATACTTCAAAAGCGTAAACACTATAATTGATCGCTATAGTACTAGCCTTATCCGTATAAACCCTCCAGGTATTTTTCTTTAATTTCTCCGTCTTAAGTACTTTTTTGCCTGAGGTAGCAGTAAATCCCTCTACATTTCTCGAGAACTCTCTGATCAAATAAGATCCAGGCGCCCAAACAGGCATTTTAACATCAATATATTCTTTAGATAAACCACCAACCTGCATATTTACATGGGCATAATGGGCTTGAGGTTCTTTAAAACTAACCTCATAATTGACTTTAATCTGTGCTTTAGCTACCAGAGCTGGCGCAATTAACATCAGCAATCCTATTCCTATTCGTTTCAACAGCATATAATAATTCTTTTGACGCAAATTTAGAACATATAGCATTTGTTACCGGTTTAAATCGGAAATTAGCTGTAACATACTTAATACAAGTACCGCCAGCGCGCATATTTAAATATTTTTGTACAATTAGTCGCTCCAAGAACCAATTATGAAACTGAAATACGTCATTTACACCCTTATTTTCGTCGGGATCGTTTACCTCATTTATCACAGGATATCTATCAACAAAAAACTTGAAAACTCGGGAATGGGTGCTG is part of the Pedobacter cryoconitis genome and harbors:
- a CDS encoding AMP-dependent synthetase/ligase, with product MPVTVTRVFDLLKYNLEKFPKDEFISGKSNGVWKKYSTQQFSDAADNLSKGLLQLGMVKGDRIAVMSHNRPEWNIADFAVNQFGGYHVPLYPTLAEHDIKFILENAGVSVFFVEDETLFKKVKPIGEAVNPDLKIYTFDEVPGANHWSKLVEAGAKSEGIDLETYRAAVTPDDVLTLIYTSGTTGTPKGVMLTHNNLVQNFINSAVVVPHGLENALSFLPLSHIFERMIVYLYLYMGVAVYYAESMDTIVADIQSVKPNAFSTVPRLLEKVYDKIMEKGKALTGVKRGIFFWSVALAEQYDMKSGWFYNFKLGIARKLVFKKWQEALGGNIVVIVSGGAALNPRLARIFWAAGMPVFEGYGLTETSPVITVNHFENAMFGTVGPVIDGVEVKIAPDGEVLTRGHNVMKGYYKREDLTAEAIDKEGWFHTEDIGELVNGKFLKITDRKKEIFKTAGGKYVAPQMLENKYKESVLIDHIMVLGENRKFPSALIVPNFEALKSWCTKKGITYTTDVEMVQNSQVLEKYNQEIANGSKDFGKWEQVKRFVLLTKPWSIEGGEFTPKLSLKRKIILEKNKDLIEKMYKDAEDYKSEKHE
- a CDS encoding M61 family metallopeptidase is translated as MLYVLNLRQKNYYMLLKRIGIGLLMLIAPALVAKAQIKVNYEVSFKEPQAHYAHVNMQVGGLSKEYIDVKMPVWAPGSYLIREFSRNVEGFTATSGKKVLKTEKLKKNTWRVYTDKASTIAINYSVYAFEVSVRTPFIDATHAFLSPTAIFMYPDNQLALSSTVKIIPFEGWSKVSTGLEPVKDQKFTYTAKNYDILFDSPIEVGNQEVFEFTAAGVKHEVAMYGGGNYNAERLKVDMAKVVEQATAIYGENPNKHYTFIVHNFQRGGGGLEHLNSTVLGASRNAYGTEKGYKGFLGLVAHEYHHLWNVKRLRPVALGPFDYENENYTTDLWIAEGFTAYYENKLMLRAGLTTPEEFIGTLTSSMSDVINTPGGYEQSAAMSSFDAWIKYYRPNENSNNSGISYYSKGEIVGMLMDLEIAHASNGKSSLDDVMKAMYEQCKVKGRGYTDAEFKAMVEKISGVSFIDFWAKYVNGTDSVDYKKYLGYAGISVKDAGEKDAYLGVASKPTEGHVLITAVSRNSAAWVDGLNVGDEVISIDDVRAAPSISGMAVLRTKKVGDVIRVRIIRDGVDQEVKVTLKASPNVDLVSSMDPERTELQKAVFKKWTGI